In Conger conger chromosome 5, fConCon1.1, whole genome shotgun sequence, the DNA window TGGTTGCAGTACATCCTGCTCAATTTGACAAAcccctttcatttaaaatttttcttctttatttatttttttcagaacgGGTTCAATTCTTTTACGGCTAATATTACTACACATTTTGGAATCGCAGATTATGCCGGTCTACAGTGCCTCATTTCTCAATGAGCTAGTGACTGTTCaacaggagaggggagagagagagagagattaagatTAAGAGCACATGTTCACtatttcttcctctctttccaTTACCATAGAGATGGAGGGTGTGTGACAGTCATGTGAAACAAAGCTGACTGGATTAAAATACCAGGGACTAGGCTATGAAAGCAGGAAGGActcaaaaaaaactaaactgaacAGACTGctccattatattacattggCTCCCTGAAAACGTGTGTGAACAGAAGCAGAGCATTTTAGGCGCTTTTTAAATTCTCACTGCCAGCACTATACCGAACGGAACACATGCGGAATCAACTTCTGCACAGTGAACATTGAGCATTGCATGTTTCATTCAGCCTCCAAAACTGAAACTTTGTCAGATGCAAGAGATGATTCAGACTCGGCTTTTAAGGGTTGGCCATTTTCCCATGACCAGCAGTGGGACAGGTGTGCGATTTTCATGCATGTTGGGTGAACAGAGAAGGATACGGCCTTGTTCGATGAAGGTGATGGCCGTCTTTAGGTTCTGAGCCATCCGCAGACTCACCATGATGGTGGGCAGACGCctcctagagagagagagatagcgagagagcgtgagagagagagagagaaaaaacattgtAACTTCTGTATCTGAAACAGGAAGCGGAGAAGCCAATTATAAAAAACattaccaaaaaaacaaaaatagtgtCTTGGTTAGGCTACCAAATAGTGCCAAGCAGACCCATTTCAGCCACTAAACATTTACTGCTTTTAACAAGCTTGTACACAAAAACAGGTGCGCAAACAAACTCCCAACGTGTCCAGACACAAGTCTTCCTCTGACGCGCATGCAGGTTGAGACGTGTAGTGTCCTTGCTGGCTTTGCTCAATTGAATGCATTCAGAGTAGCATTGTTTAATTTCTCGTGAAGCGCTGAGCTGTGGATTTAAAATGAGCTCATGCGCTGACAAATGTCAGTTACTCATCTATAACTGTTCAAAGCCACTCTGATTTGAACACACCTGATGAAGCACTCTGACCTTTAGAGGTTTATTTTGCTCACCTGCAGAAGGAGGAGGCCGTGACCTTCTCAGTGAGAGCCAAGCTCTGCTTCGTGGGAATGATACCCACACTGTATCTGTGGGGGAAAGAGGTGAAGTCAGTCTCCAGTGAGGTCATCACGACTCATCTCCATGGTTTGAATAGCACACATGGTGCATGGTTCTGTGACAGGGAAAACTCTGGGAAAGCATTTAGACACATATGGCAGGACTTTAAATTAGCCTTGCTGTTCAAAAGCCACCGACTCAGGTTGTGCATCCAACTACACTCATCATCTCATGTCAGAGATAAAATGTCAGAGTTCCATAAGCAGAGGTCTTCAAAATGTCCAGAAGCAGAAGTCTTCTAAATGTCCAGAAGCAGAAGTCTTCTAAATGTCCAGAAGCAGAAGTCTTCTAAATGTCCAGAAGCAGAAGTCTTCTAAATGTCCAGAAGCAGAAGTCTTCTAAATATCCAACGAAAGTACTGATCCTTGGCACTGTGATGCTCCCCGTTTCCTCAAATCAAGCACTGACCCCGCCCCTGCAAACTGTCAGCAGTCCTGAAGCATCAATCAGGACTAGTTACAATACCACTAACGGAGGGAGGGATCGCCTGCCATACTCCTCCCATTGATCAGGCAGCCGCCGCTTCCATGCAGAACTGCACGTGGAAGTGCAGCTCACCAGAGCAACGGACAAGAATCTCAGCTGGTGGACAGAAGAACTGAAAACAGGCCGTTGACTGAGCTTTGGAGGAGACATGCTAGTCTCCACCCTCAATGGACAGAGGACATTCTCTCCAAAACTGagagaaaaatgacaaaactcAAATGAATTTGAgttacaaattacattacattaatggcatttggcagacgctcttatccagagtgacgtacagttgattagactaagcaggagacaatcctcctctggagcaatgcagggttaacagccttgttcaagggccccaacggctgtgcggatctacaCTGGGGactgaaccaccgaccttgcgtgtcccagtcatgtaccttaaccacaatgctacaggctgccctacatgCATGCTACCCAAGCTGTAAACTCGTGATAACAGAATTACAGGGTTCTACATGCAAGCGATGCTGTATCATTCATTGCATGCATTGGGtgttaaaaagtttttttaaatcagggaataatttcagtttttagGAAGTTATTTGATAAAAGCAATGACCTGAGAAGAACTTTAAAGGGCCAATATCTCAGAATTGAGAGAGAACCTTGCAATCCTTGGGCCACAACCTCCAGACCATGGCACACCTGGGTACCAATTAACAGCTGAATTTCCACAAGACCACATTTTCTATTcatagaaacagagagagaaactgcgAAGTACAACACTAAAGAGGTTAGATATGGAACAGGAaggaagggagaggaaggaAATTAAACTGCAGTCGTTCAGATAAGATGGTCTGATATTCAAAACAAACTCCCCTCCATCTCTGACTGACACTGTGAGCTTCACCTCCAATCAGACAGTGATCTGTGCTTAATGTGCGTTTTGTCTTCCCAAAAATGTTCGAGAGCAAGAAGTTGATTTTTTTTCAGCTGATCTATTGCCATTTATTGATAGTAttggctgattggctgaaaaatactaataaaataaaaacacccaaAATCAAAGTGGTGACACAGCATACCAGTAtagacccccccgcccccaaacaAGTAGGCTATTGTAGAAGAATGTATTGTAGTgcgttgctttttgttttactACCATGTTTCTTGTCCTTTATTTCAAGAACACCTTCTCATCCTGTGGCCATAAGCCCTACCCACAACTGATCATAGTGGGGAGGGGTATGGGGTAAGATTCAGGATTCAGTAAGAGTCAGCCCGTTAGCTGGACGTAGGACCACAGTATCAGGGATGCCCTGTTccaacacacctcacacacctgagtgTAAACACACAGGTGGATCAGCCCACCACTCAGGCCACCAATGTGTATTTATAGGACGCACCCCCGACCCCCCTCATCCAGTCCCGTCTTGTTGCTGAGTCAGATGAGCAAGGTGTGAATACCAtcccagccagccagccagttCTGCAACAGCTGGGGAATTTATGACTCAAGAGTAACCCTGCGCCACAGAGGGAGACTCACATAGGGCATGGGCAGACTCATTAAACCCCTATAAGCGCACCACCGCTGGTATGGCcctatacaaatatacacatccATTCCCCCTCTCCATCGTTTCTCTACATGCGGCACTGTTAGCACAGCGGCTCGTGCTCTCTGTGCGGAACCAGAGAAGGGCAGGCTGTGGTGTGACCCCAGTGACCCTGTAAAGTCGGCCACTTAAGGAGGGTGAGCTGCTCCACCAGTTACTTTAGGACAACAGAGCAGTGCTAACGGTCGCAGAAATGCATACACATCACTACACCTCCGATGAATGCGTTTAATGTATGCTAATGCTACTATTAAATGCTAACACGGTCAAGTTACCACCACACTCCCCCATGTGCGGGGGTCTGAGCATGCCCAAGTGCGGCTGATTCTCACCAACTCCAATTACACTGTCTGGAGTGAGCTGTATACTGGCGCACCAAACACTGAACATAAACACCAGCTGTCCCTAGCCCTGTACACcaccacattcactcagtgCTGCCAATATACAGCATCTACTCTCTTACTCTGGAGAAAATGGCCCGCCGGTTTGCTCACGGATACTTGAGTTGAACGGAAAGAGCACAGGCAGAACAGCGCAATGACCCATTCGGTGTGATTGTATGGATAAGCTAATATAAAATTAGAAAACATATCCTTGACTGAAACCTTTCGCAAGACTAACCAAAGCAGAAGCAGGCTTCACCTCCACCTTTGGCGTTTCCTTCATTTCTATTCTTGTTAGTTCTTCCATGTCCTCACACTTCTCGCGACCTGTCCCCAGTTCCACTTACAGTTTCTCCAGTAGAACGGAGGTGCTCTGAGAGCGAAAGCCATCTTTCTCGTCCAGGTCCCGGATCTTCCGTGCCAGCTCCCTGACTTCTCGGCTCAGTTTGTTGTACCTGGTGGAAAACGGACACTTCCAGTTAAACTTTTGTGGCTTAAAATCACAGCCCACTGCTCCGTCCATTATGGGTTATGCGCGTTGATTTTCGCTATGGGATAGCCAACTCTCCCGGGATAATTTCAGACGTTTCACATCCTTGCTGCAAGTATTTTTGAACGTAAGACGTCATCGCCTTATAATGACAAATTGTCAACCACATAATTGCTGGAATACGGTCAGGGGCACCATTGCTAAGCTCTAACATGAAGTGGTATCCACATACCCAGCCAAAGGAAACTGTCATGGCGGCCCCCATTACTTGTCGAAAAAATATCGTTAGTAACAGTTAATCAATCTTCCCACTCTCATAACACCACCAAACACAAACTAACAATGTAAAGTTAAAATGTGCATTGCAACACAATTAATCGTATTTTGGTATGGTATTTCGGACGCGTTTTACAACTAGCTATGAGCTGGCTACCATGGTGCTATTACAGCTAGCGAGATATCGATTTGAATtgcagctagctagcaaactgcACTATAATAAGCGAGCTAGCTAATGGTTGTCTACAATAATTAACGAACGGTAATTTGCTGGCTCGCCAAGAGAAAATTCCCAAAAGTCATGTTTGCAAACATGTTAGCAAGACAGCTAACAAGCAAAGTAAGTGCAGCTCACTTGGTGTAGTCCTCTCGTTTCTCGATGTGATATCTCCGCAACACTTTAACCTCGTGTAGGTTGTTATCCACCTCCCAGTTAATAAAATCAACTTTCTTCAGGAGCTTCTGCTCGTGAAACTTCAATTTCCGAACCATTTCGCCAAAGTTCTATTAGCATTAGCTCTGACTGTTGACTACAGCTCACACACAAAGCACGTGGCGTACACTACTTAAGCCCGCCCCTCTGCGCAGTGacggcaaatacttttttttggttGAAATACGTCATCATGAATTGGTAATATTTTATTGCTTTGGTGCAGTAAATATACAATTGAaccatcattttattttccgtttttattttattttgttttatcatcttatttgtatattttattttttcaatttatttcattaaattggAAAATTGGCTCTTCATTTACTTCTTGGTGCATTTATGTGGTCTACAGGAATTCCAAGAGGTTCAACGTAATCATATTTCAAGTGCGATTGTTGTAGGCCAGGCTTGTCCCTTAATATAACTCAGCTTCatgtaatttttaaatgaacacacaAGAAAATATGTGACTGGGTGAATGAATAAGGCTAAACTGCATGGTGAGCAGATATGTTAATCCTATAGAAGCAGGCAAAGGTACATGGGGAAGTCCAGGTAGCTGCAGTGCATGTCTCACTCAGTCGCACACCATTCAAGGCAGCCCAGGAGGTAGATAAACTCTGAATAGAATGGCTCGTAATCTTTCAGTATATAAAATACTTTTGACATGTAGGCATATGCAATGACATAATCCACTTGGACAGCCTCTGTTTTGACAGGGCTCTGCCCTTGCTGTGACCATCATGTCAGACAAAAAGGTTGTCAGACTTATGAAGGCTGGCAGTTGGCCCGACGTACGCCTTCAGCACATGCACCAGGCACAGTTGCTCTCACATTCCAACCCCTTCTCCAACTTGGGCTTGATGGGTAGCCTCAGCCattaggcccttaaccctgcattgctccaggggaggattgtcttctgcttagtctaatcaactgtacgttgctctggataagagtgtctgccaaatgtcatgaatgtaattaatgtaatgttaatagcCTACAACAGCAGTGCACCACAGTCACAAGCTTACAGGAGGcgcaaattacattttccacTAGAAACTCCCATTTCCCTCTGCTCTTTTATGGTCCCAATTTCCATCATTTTCAATCATGTCAAACATTTCCAACAAGCTTAACATGCTTAAAATACCTAACTCGCAGGCTCAAGTGCTGGACAGCAATAATCATCTCATTGGATTTGTGCTTAGCATGATGGCCACCTTTACTGTTGCCTCAGTTTCAGCTCATGCAGTACCAAATGAAGAGTGAAGAACTTGTCtgacacaacacattttcaagTTGAAGTTTCGCTACCTGCCTGGGCGAAAGAGCAATTTTTGTTCTGTGCAGTAAAATGGTGAATTCAATGATTCAACCAAATCAAATAAtcaatgtatttccccaaaaaacaggtctcgcaattattggcacccctggtttaatagtTTGTGCAAATACCCCTGGCAAAGTTGACagtcatgagtcttttcctataatttatgGTTAATAATGAaggttaaagaacacatttggaaggatTTTTGAGCATTCCTCCAAGCAGAACTTTTCATTGATATCTTTGGATTTGTGCTTatggacccccctcttcagttcagaagacatgtttttgatgggatttaagtctggagactgagatggccattgcagaacatggatgttgttttcacttaaccagttctgtgtggattttaatgtttgtttgcagtcattgtcatgctggaCAATCTATCTACTACCACATATCAGTTTcctggcagaaaaaaaacagattttctgccaaaatgtcctggtcctatgttgaattaattgtgccactgatcttaaatagtgcccctggacacCTGGCAGCAagacatctccaaaacatcaatgatcaACCTCCATATTTGATATTTGACAGTAGCTATGTATTGCATTCCTATTTAGCTTGTATGCATTCctattttgctgccaaacatgttgatgtatGGCCAAAAGattccattttggtctcacctgctctttttgagacttggtggtCCCAAGATGCAAActatctctgcaattcttaaactgtgatccttctgggttctttatggcctccctcaccgtcttccgcacattacattacattacattacattacattattggcatttggcagacgctcttatccagagcgacgtacagttgattagactaagcaggagacaatcctcccctggagcaatgcagggttaagggccttgctcaagggcccaacggctgtgtggatcttattgtggctaccccgggattagaaccaccgaccttgcgtgtcccagtcatttaccttaaccactacactacaggccgcacaTCTGTGGGGACCGCACACACTtccctcctcttcctggcaagtttcaTATGTTCCATATCTCTTTATTATTGCCTAATTGTATTGcaaatttcactttgattttatttacaataatttggacatttatggttttcagaaaaaaaactagattactttataaaaacataaaaacatgagaATACACATaatgaataaaagtatatagcATTCCtaaatgtttgaacataacatatagattattattagtgttgttttttatttatttttatcaagggtgccaaaaattatggagcccactgtatgatCACATGACAAGGAAAGTTACATtgtaataaaaagtaattaacGAATGGGTTAAATTTGGGTTTGGGTGAAAATTCATCCGCCTGAGCTATCTAGATCTAGAGTTGAATAAGTACTATTAGAATAGATAGTGgggaaatatacatatatatataataaataaaaaacataactcCCAGAATGGGTCGCCACTGGTGTTTTTACAGATGGTGCGCTTTTTGTAAATAtgctaatttaactaaatgttcAAAGCGGAGCTGTCCAATTAGCTGCACATCCACGCCTAAAAAtagcggaagaatacattttgcCTGAACTACAATGATGAGCAATAACCAGAGACGAGAGAGACAACTAGCAAGTAGCGAGGTTTGAGCGAGCAAGAAGTTAGAGCGAGCTGCCGATACATGGGCTGTCTTTTTGCTCAGTTATAGTTAAGCTATAAAATGCCGGAAATATATGCTGATAGGAGCAGACGAAAACTAAGTTAAAGAATAATAGCAATTCTTACGTTTAGTCGTAGGGACTCTATGTGGATTTTACAGAAAATATGAGGCAATTACCCGGTGTCTCTACGGGAAAATTCATCCTCCTCGTCGCATACTGGATTAAGCTTTCGGAGGGTATGAtgtcagatttttttgtttcttaattattattcattattaatactgccttgatttatattaatttccaccatgttatTGGCATATTTCTCAAGTTAGTTTGATGTAGTAGTACTAACGTAGAGAAAGCTAACTAACTTGGCTAAGTCAATGTTATAAAGTTATGACATTAACGTTACGGGGCGACGCACCTGTTAAAAAATTATGCACAGTCGGTTGGTTGGAAGTAACTTTAACCAAGTTAACTTTTGATTTGCCTAAATGCCTATCTCTTGATGAGATGTTTACACTCAGTGGTTTAATGCATAGCTTGCTATCCTGTCTAAATACGTGACAACGTTTGGTAGATGTAAGTTCGCTAAGCAAAACGATAACCACGTAGGTTGCAGGGTATCAGTGATTATTCTCCGGGTGGTAATTTTGGCTGATTCGTGCACTTGGCTAGTTTGCTGCTtcacaaaatgaaaccattagCCAGATGTTTGATCAGTGCGTCCTTGCGCTGATGAAATTCAAATATAATCCTGCTAACTGTCTGAGGCCGGCTGCTGCAAATTTCTTCAGTGAAACTAGCTAACTACAGACGGGGTAGATGTTGAAATCAAATGTCAACGCAGGGGTATGGCCTGAGCAGCCCTGCCCAGTCATGTTGGAATCGTACAAGATATTTGATGTCCGGCCGCACTTATTTAGCTAGATCTAGCTCGTAGTTGGCTGTCCTAATGCTAACCACTGCAACTAACTTTCTTTGGTTTCAGTTTACGAACGAGCGAACGTTGGCTAAACTTTGTTGCAGGGGCTAACATCGCTAGCAAGCGTTGATAGAAAAATACTGCTCTCCGTCTACCCACCGtgccagctagctaggtacGTTAACTTAGTTTGACTACGTGAAGCCCAACATTACTTCAGTTTATGAGATACCTTGCTAGCTAActttaaaattgtgaaatgaCTGTTAACTGGCCATTTCGCTGTCCTAGACTTGTATGTTTGACTGACTATGTCTAGGTAGTTGGACATTTTAGTTGGCCAAAGTAGGCTAATTTGACTCTTTCATAAATTCGCAAATTAGAAAAATAGTTGTGGGGGAACCAGCTTTCACCGCCGCCCAGATGTTGAGAAATGAGTCGATTACCTGGCCTTGTCTGGAAATCCAACATGAAAACAAGAAAATCGAGTAACATTTTTTCATCTCAAAAACATAATAATCCCTTTCTGTATCGAGCAGATGGTGATTTAAGATTTGAAACCGCAACCCAATCCGGTAAACCGCTCTTTACCTACTGACGGGAATCTAACATTGTTCAGCAAGTCAATCATTTGCGAATGCGTGCGTAGAGGAAAGTTGATTAACTACGGTTAAATAGCTGGCGACTTGTAAAATGTGTagttttacatttattcataatatatttaaatacagtatatgtttttcGTAATGTTTAACAACAGGTGTATAAATATGGTATAGTAATAACAATCTCTgccagtgtgtggggggtgaaTGTGGAAATTCCACTTCAGCAGAATTGCGTCCACCTAAATTCATTTGGAAAAAACACCAGTTTTATGTACGTAGTAGCCTGTATAATGAAGGCTTGAATACACGTGGTTAGTATTACTTGAAACGTGTAATCAGAGCACGAAACTGGCCATTtactcttatttatttatttatttatttttaaatgaagtttagtgaattaaaaacatatgcattaaaaacataaatgatgGTGCTGTATGCTCTTGAAATGTGAAATACTCACCTTGCCTATGTTAGGATTTGTAAAAACAATCTCATTCCTTCACAAGAACTAAGTTTTGTTCAGTAACTAGTTATTTATAATTCTGACTAGACAGCGCAACCGCTGCCCCCCGCCATGCCATTTTGGTTTTGATGTCACACATTTAAGGGGCCCACACGCACAGAAAAAGGCTCTTTTGTAATTTACCGCATGCACTTCCATTTCAGTATGTGATGATGCGGAGTACCCAGCGCGGTGTGTAGAGGATATTCTCCGTTTCGCTACGCACTGAATTGGACACAGTGGAATACAAGTGGCAcgtgatttgtttttttgtgccatAACAGTACATggacaaaaaaatttttttatggACTTTATTactaggtgtgtgtgcatatgtacgtgtgtgtgtgggtggcgtTCATGCTTGTGTGTACACTCACAAAGCCCAGCTAGTGTGACCGTTGTTCAGCACTAGTTTGTGCCCCTGGTGTGAAATTTGATTTATCTTCAGCCTGCttgtcgccccccccccctccccagggaaACAAGCCCCTGTTTATTTGCCGTCCCACTGCCGCACATTGCTGCGTGCTGGCTCTACCCACAGACATTGCCATACTGAAAGGCGTCAACAGAGTTACTCGCGCACACTGCTAGTTATTTTAAGGCTGCATTGTGGCACAGTGGGCAGATCTCCTACTACTGAAACATACATGGGGAGTAATTAGCGAGGGGGGATAGGTCATGGATAGTTCACCTATTGCTGAGTGAGAATGCCTACTCAGACTCCCAGAACAGGCTCAGAAATCCCTAGAGCTGCTGAGGGGGTGCTGCAGGAATGCCAGAACTTTCCACCAGTAACGGCATTACTGGTGCCTACTCCATTTGCTGGGTGATTTCAGTGATGATAAAAGCTTTGTGCCAGGCTGTTGCCAGAGAGGTGAGAGGTTTGGAACAGTCTGTGGTATAGGCATTGTTGATGGTTGGTTAGATTGTTGGGTGGTTCAGTTATTTGATGTTTCTACTGTATCAGAATTGGCTTTGGGGTGGAAGTGGGTTTCGGGGGATGGGGGTAGGGGGGGCGGTGGTGGGGGGGATCTGCTAGTCAGCTGAGGACAGGGCAGCTTTAGGAAACAGGGTCACTTCCTGACATCGTGTGAACAACTTCCTGTCTAGCTGGCTGTGGACTGTACCCAGCACTGAGCCAGACTCCCTTTCAATCTCTGCCTTGAAGGAAATGGGTAGTCAACTATGACGGCATCACATCTGGTGTAGAAGTTGGGCAGAAGAAGGGTAAATGATGTTACCCATAATTCTAACCAGAATCACATGTTGTAGCCGTTTCAGTGTTCTTTACTGTATGGTGTCTGGGGAATTACACCCATGGATTTTCCCAAGTCTAATGTTCAAAGCAGTGTTATGTTGAAGAAgcctttttacttttttcaaaataaattttgACAGTTTTCTTGAACTCCTTTTAATTAAGGCCAAGTAACATAAAGTAATAGATTTCACATCAAGAGACCTTTGGCCACCATGCATAACTACATAAATGCAAGTTCTTGCATTACACTACATGCATTGAACAGACACTTTTACTCAGTTCTACACAAGTTTAGCATTTTTTATAACATAGTACCCTGTTATGCAGCTGGAtatacactgcagaaacaatcAGATATATACTAAACCAAATACT includes these proteins:
- the imp3 gene encoding U3 small nucleolar ribonucleoprotein protein IMP3; the protein is MVRKLKFHEQKLLKKVDFINWEVDNNLHEVKVLRRYHIEKREDYTKYNKLSREVRELARKIRDLDEKDGFRSQSTSVLLEKLYSVGIIPTKQSLALTEKVTASSFCRRRLPTIMVSLRMAQNLKTAITFIEQGHVRVGPEIITDPAFLVTRNMEDFVTWVDSSKIKQHVMNYNEERDDFDLVV